One stretch of Desulfovibrio sp. UCD-KL4C DNA includes these proteins:
- a CDS encoding response regulator: MVKQLSILIIDDDSKLRDLLTQYLDGYGFKILTLPSGEKTVETVKRESPSLVILDIMMPGKDGLEVLRELRPHSNVPVIMLTAKGEDTDRIVGLELGADDYIPKPFNPRELLARIKAVLRRARDSERNGETKNNSGVIKVAGLTLSVAHQRLEIGDEQLELSSTEFKLLHALMSNHGTPLTRDDLMTLVWGKDFNAFDRSIDVHISKLRALFKPYPEHESRIRTIWGTGYMFVGEE; this comes from the coding sequence ATGGTAAAACAACTGTCCATACTAATTATCGATGATGACTCTAAGCTTAGAGACTTGCTCACCCAATATCTTGATGGATACGGCTTTAAAATTTTAACTCTTCCATCAGGTGAAAAAACCGTTGAAACGGTCAAAAGAGAATCACCGTCACTCGTAATTTTAGATATTATGATGCCCGGAAAAGACGGACTTGAAGTATTGCGAGAGCTACGCCCGCATTCAAATGTTCCTGTAATTATGCTTACAGCAAAAGGTGAAGATACTGACCGTATTGTAGGTCTTGAACTGGGTGCTGATGATTACATACCCAAGCCCTTCAATCCCCGTGAGCTGTTAGCCCGTATCAAAGCAGTACTTCGCCGCGCAAGAGATTCTGAGAGAAACGGCGAAACTAAAAACAACTCAGGAGTTATAAAAGTTGCCGGACTGACTCTGAGCGTAGCCCATCAAAGACTTGAAATCGGAGATGAACAGCTGGAACTGTCTTCAACAGAATTTAAACTGTTGCATGCCTTGATGAGTAACCACGGAACTCCGCTTACCCGTGATGATTTGATGACTTTAGTCTGGGGAAAAGATTTTAATGCCTTTGACCGCAGCATTGATGTTCATATCAGCAAACTAAGAGCACTCTTTAAACCATACCCGGAGCATGAATCACGCATACGAACCATTTGGGGAACCGGGTATATGTTCGTAGGTGAAGAATGA
- a CDS encoding RloB family protein: MARPKITPKNQRRQNINILLICDGRTEINYAKYVLNSCVSSKSNTIKIDARKLNSIEAAQKHILICPTSFDAVFFLTDLENTQLSETKINSLITLQNSAKKLSNKRTKWAVFFNYPSIEYWYILHFAERAKSFMNATEAKNFLKQKYSIYEKPMPRNRQEAEIFCAKLESAIINCNNLNTTGHLLPYANRITSHIPLTNPMTEMPNLIDMIKKTKPTNKN; this comes from the coding sequence ATGGCACGTCCAAAGATCACACCAAAAAATCAGCGCCGCCAAAATATAAATATTTTATTAATTTGTGATGGAAGGACAGAAATAAACTACGCAAAATATGTTTTGAACAGCTGTGTTTCATCTAAATCGAACACCATAAAAATAGATGCAAGAAAACTAAATTCAATTGAAGCTGCACAAAAACATATTCTAATATGTCCTACGAGTTTTGACGCTGTATTTTTTTTAACAGATCTTGAAAATACACAATTATCAGAAACCAAGATTAACAGTCTCATTACACTGCAAAATTCAGCCAAAAAACTTTCAAACAAAAGAACAAAATGGGCTGTATTCTTTAATTATCCATCAATTGAATATTGGTATATTTTGCATTTTGCTGAAAGAGCAAAGTCATTCATGAATGCGACAGAAGCAAAAAATTTTCTAAAACAAAAATATAGTATCTATGAAAAGCCAATGCCCAGAAACAGACAAGAAGCAGAAATATTCTGTGCTAAGTTAGAATCAGCAATAATCAACTGTAATAATTTAAATACAACTGGGCACCTTTTACCCTACGCAAACAGAATAACTTCACATATTCCTTTGACAAATCCCATGACTGAAATGCCAAAC
- a CDS encoding HAMP domain-containing sensor histidine kinase: protein MKISRLYLKIFLAFLLVLMISESTVIWILHSRWADNPHVRRTESQLMAIKDLTEMEISKKRLSPEQEKEILTPILATLSKSFKADIWITGPYSEVVASSKETVPDLAQHLTEEPSKTPADVYIYKGRRKGMKSIYGTYTSDIPAGYPFSYHLFHPWRQFEEETWFLRGQLFITILAAIFLFPVALRIIGPIKKLTISAAKLGQGDLTQRVKVRGKDEVADLAKTFNHMAESLEKTIKSNRELTANVSHEMRSPLARMGISLEMLREKINDNKTDQCKGLISGMQSEIIHMDTLIGKIIEFSKLDMHTAPPMDESVNLSLLIQDLLRQYQPTADHKNFEIISNIENVVITDCNQNSIRIIFDNIIGNAFKYTEQNGIIRVKLHSEKDKDILNKAIVEITNTHDPVPEEELEEIFNPFHRLKGHDTPGYGLGLAAALKITTMHHGYIQAKNSEHGFTIKVTLPIANG from the coding sequence ATGAAAATAAGCAGACTTTACCTGAAAATCTTTCTAGCCTTCCTGCTGGTACTCATGATTTCTGAGTCTACGGTCATATGGATACTTCACTCCAGATGGGCTGATAATCCCCATGTAAGAAGAACTGAAAGCCAATTAATGGCCATAAAAGACCTCACGGAAATGGAGATATCAAAGAAGCGCCTTTCGCCGGAACAGGAAAAAGAAATCCTCACTCCAATACTTGCAACTCTTAGCAAATCTTTCAAAGCTGATATCTGGATTACGGGACCATATTCAGAAGTTGTTGCATCATCAAAAGAAACAGTCCCTGACCTAGCTCAACACCTGACAGAAGAACCTTCAAAGACTCCGGCAGACGTATATATATATAAAGGACGACGTAAAGGCATGAAGTCCATCTATGGAACATATACTTCCGATATTCCGGCAGGCTATCCTTTTAGTTACCATTTATTTCATCCATGGAGACAGTTCGAAGAAGAAACATGGTTTCTGCGCGGACAACTTTTTATCACAATACTGGCTGCAATTTTCCTTTTCCCAGTAGCTCTGCGTATAATCGGACCTATAAAAAAACTTACTATCTCTGCTGCAAAACTGGGACAAGGTGATTTAACCCAGCGTGTAAAAGTACGTGGTAAAGATGAAGTTGCAGATCTTGCCAAAACATTCAACCACATGGCTGAAAGCCTTGAAAAAACGATTAAGAGTAACAGAGAACTTACTGCCAATGTATCCCATGAAATGAGAAGCCCGCTTGCACGGATGGGAATTTCTTTGGAAATGCTCAGAGAAAAGATAAATGATAACAAAACAGATCAGTGCAAAGGACTCATTAGTGGAATGCAGTCAGAGATTATCCATATGGATACACTCATCGGTAAAATAATAGAATTTTCAAAACTGGATATGCACACAGCTCCGCCGATGGATGAATCTGTTAACCTGAGTTTGTTGATACAAGACCTGCTACGCCAATACCAGCCAACCGCAGATCATAAGAACTTTGAAATAATCAGTAATATTGAAAACGTAGTCATAACTGACTGCAATCAAAACTCTATCAGAATAATCTTTGATAATATTATTGGAAATGCGTTTAAATATACTGAGCAAAATGGTATTATCAGAGTAAAGCTACACTCAGAAAAAGATAAAGACATCTTAAATAAAGCTATCGTTGAAATAACCAACACGCATGATCCGGTTCCAGAAGAAGAACTTGAAGAAATATTCAACCCGTTCCACAGATTAAAAGGCCACGACACACCGGGGTACGGCTTAGGGCTTGCTGCCGCCTTGAAAATTACGACCATGCACCATGGTTACATACAGGCCAAAAATTCTGAACATGGGTTTACAATCAAAGTCACCCTGCCTATTGCAAATGGGTAA
- a CDS encoding ATP/GTP-binding protein — translation MLLEFSVANFRSIGEEQTLYMQPAIKSKKDDDHNILQTGIKREPEALPCVAILGANASGKSNILKALSSLKEIIQTSALRQKDSLFEDNRFRLNPIYTNKPTCFMIKFIAKDGYMYQYWLDLVPEKIIREKLTVIPNTKGAREVILINRKQNKIDLHRSIHPQKRFLDMWKAEINNQQTALAYLDNKGEISTFKDITKWFNRLLISHTANFPSLITANVVNSKVIEKEQIISLLKSADINIHDLSFKKKNNSKKNTPIEEYVLNSPDKWFNSLLTTNFIHLDVHGNKTSLDLQNEESNGTQTIFNISSSIIMSLKMGTQLILDEFNSALHPYLVRKIIQLFTNKETNPNGAQLIFATHDVTVMDKTLLRPDEIYFTEKDKETFETRLFSLSEFKGVGSVAKNDRGQKLYKDYLDGRFGAVPEVDWDGGL, via the coding sequence ATGTTATTAGAATTCAGTGTCGCTAATTTTCGTTCTATCGGAGAAGAGCAGACTTTATATATGCAGCCAGCTATTAAAAGCAAAAAAGATGATGACCATAACATCTTGCAGACAGGTATTAAACGCGAGCCGGAGGCTTTACCTTGTGTGGCAATTTTGGGGGCAAATGCTTCGGGTAAGAGTAATATTTTGAAAGCGTTATCTTCCTTGAAAGAAATTATTCAAACTTCTGCCCTTAGACAAAAAGATAGCTTATTTGAAGACAACCGCTTCCGCTTAAATCCTATCTACACCAACAAGCCAACTTGTTTCATGATAAAATTCATCGCTAAAGATGGATACATGTATCAATATTGGCTTGATCTTGTTCCAGAAAAAATTATCCGCGAAAAATTGACTGTAATTCCCAACACAAAAGGAGCAAGGGAAGTAATCCTTATTAACAGGAAACAAAACAAGATAGATCTTCACCGTTCAATCCACCCACAAAAAAGATTTCTAGATATGTGGAAAGCGGAGATTAATAACCAACAAACAGCTCTTGCATATTTAGATAACAAAGGTGAAATATCGACATTTAAGGATATTACTAAATGGTTTAACAGGTTGCTAATATCTCACACTGCTAACTTCCCTAGTTTAATTACAGCTAATGTTGTTAACTCTAAAGTCATTGAAAAAGAGCAAATCATTTCTCTTCTAAAATCTGCTGATATTAATATCCATGACCTTTCATTTAAAAAAAAGAATAATTCTAAGAAAAATACTCCCATCGAGGAATATGTTTTGAATTCTCCTGATAAATGGTTCAATTCATTGTTAACAACAAATTTTATACATCTAGACGTTCACGGTAATAAAACCTCATTAGATTTGCAGAATGAGGAATCAAATGGAACCCAAACAATTTTCAATATATCAAGTTCAATCATTATGTCACTTAAAATGGGAACACAGCTGATTCTTGACGAATTTAACAGTGCCTTGCACCCCTACCTAGTCCGAAAAATAATCCAACTTTTCACGAACAAAGAAACAAACCCTAACGGCGCACAACTAATTTTTGCTACCCACGACGTAACCGTCATGGACAAAACTCTCCTCCGCCCAGACGAAATTTATTTTACTGAAAAGGATAAAGAAACCTTTGAAACAAGGCTTTTCAGCCTGTCTGAATTTAAGGGCGTTGGGTCAGTCGCTAAAAATGATCGCGGACAAAAACTTTATAAAGATTACCTTGATGGGCGATTCGGTGCAGTTCCAGAGGTCGACTGGGACGGTGGCTTATAA